The stretch of DNA GATGTTTCCGCTGGCGGTCAGACGGCTGTTGGTGCCGCGTTCCGCCTTGAGGATCCGGATCTTGTAGATTATGTGGCCTTTGATCCCTCCGCATTTGACTGGATGGAAGAGGATGATCCCGTCCAGTCGCANCCCCGTGACCCCTTCCACCGCGTAGACATCCGCCACAGCTCCCGGCACGTCCGTGTCACTGTNGGAGGGGACGTGCTGGCCGAATCCACCACACCGCTGATGGTGTTTGAAACGGGCATGGCGGAGCGGATCTACCTACCGCGGGCCGATGTGAATTGGGATGCCCTGGTGCCCACTGAATCGCTCACGCTGTGCCCCTACAAGGGCGCCGCGAGCTACTGGCGCTTGGCGGGCGGGCCCGAAGGCGACGTAGCCTGGAGCTACCAGAATCCCCTGNNCCCTAGCGGGGAAATTACCGG from Arthrobacter polaris encodes:
- a CDS encoding DUF427 domain-containing protein produces the protein MATKISAALQALSHELRFEPTTKHIRALLGGVPVLDSRRAVIIWEPRRVVPCYAVPADGVVGVLSPAEPAGTRPPGTHTLHPGIPFSRHSTAGTALDVSAGGQTAVGAAFRLEDPDLVDYVAFDPSAFDWMEEDDPVQSXPRDPFHRVDIRHSSRHVRVTVGGDVLAESTTPLMVFETGMAERIYLPRADVNWDALVPTESLTLCPYKGAASYWRLAGGPEGDVAWSYQNPLXPSGEITGYVCXYDSVVEVVEL